The following proteins come from a genomic window of Vallitaleaceae bacterium 9-2:
- a CDS encoding thioredoxin domain-containing protein: MTEQNTTYNQLKNETSPYLLAHANNPVNWYPWGEEALEKARRENKVIFLSIGYHACHWCHVMEEEAFKNKAVAAYLNQYFISIKIDREERPDLDHQYMTIVNQIAGQGGWPLHVWLTPSLTPIYGGTYFPPQDHVAKPGFMTVLEHIVNKWEEGPEAIEKSGTEFIEQMQRLEAVEPLPIEGNICQESAQAIMKRFDPPYGGFSQAPKFPAPHQLLYLMGYDLEHSDVQLQHMVNTTLIGMAAGGLHDHVGGGFARYSVDERWEIPHFEKMLYDNLLLLKSYNVAYAQYKNPVYKTIAYRIVSFLRRELLSLKGGFYTALDADTQGVEGGFYTFSIDEVQSVLGKEGDGFVKAYQMTQEGNFEGKNHLHIRMEQLTQEHFNQWEKALERLLTYREKRKHPALDYKILTWQNGLAISVLSHMARLYGDPQILTLAKEAKDFVVWDLRKQDRLVSHITSKQQGKHVFVDDYAYYIDGLIELYMTMFEPAYLVEAKAMMEEALELFWDDNQGGFFLATRDNQEVTIRQKQFLDTATPSGNSVMGHNLYRLYVLTQDKRYEQMFRQLLEAYGHYLKKVPGYCSYGLLPLLQEERGSRLLKIAITKEDNWQELYQKIGDKMMDYDVVCLVDNPEIYPIINGKTTYYRCEGFVCKEPSNVLI; this comes from the coding sequence ATGACAGAGCAAAATACAACGTATAATCAACTTAAAAATGAAACATCGCCATATTTACTCGCGCATGCCAACAACCCAGTCAATTGGTATCCCTGGGGTGAAGAAGCATTAGAAAAAGCGCGTAGAGAAAATAAAGTGATTTTTTTAAGCATTGGATATCATGCTTGCCATTGGTGTCATGTTATGGAAGAAGAAGCTTTTAAAAATAAAGCGGTAGCAGCATATCTTAATCAATACTTTATTAGCATAAAAATTGACCGAGAGGAACGACCAGACCTTGATCATCAGTATATGACTATTGTCAATCAAATCGCCGGACAAGGCGGTTGGCCATTACATGTTTGGCTAACGCCATCGTTGACGCCGATTTATGGAGGAACATATTTTCCGCCTCAAGATCATGTCGCTAAACCTGGATTTATGACGGTGCTTGAACATATTGTCAACAAATGGGAAGAGGGACCAGAAGCAATAGAAAAAAGTGGCACAGAATTTATTGAGCAGATGCAGCGACTAGAAGCTGTTGAGCCGCTTCCGATAGAGGGCAATATTTGCCAAGAAAGCGCCCAAGCGATTATGAAGCGATTTGACCCACCGTATGGAGGGTTTAGCCAAGCACCTAAATTTCCAGCACCCCATCAATTATTATATTTGATGGGATATGACCTGGAACATTCAGATGTGCAGCTACAACATATGGTTAATACGACCCTTATTGGCATGGCTGCAGGTGGGCTACATGACCATGTAGGTGGAGGGTTTGCAAGGTATAGCGTTGATGAACGCTGGGAGATTCCTCATTTTGAGAAGATGCTGTATGATAATTTGTTGCTTTTAAAAAGCTATAATGTTGCTTATGCACAATATAAGAATCCAGTCTATAAAACGATAGCCTATCGAATCGTTAGTTTTTTACGTCGAGAACTTTTGAGTTTAAAAGGTGGGTTTTATACAGCGCTTGATGCGGATACACAAGGCGTTGAAGGCGGATTTTATACCTTTAGCATTGATGAAGTCCAGTCCGTTCTTGGAAAAGAGGGCGATGGCTTTGTCAAGGCATATCAGATGACCCAGGAAGGTAACTTTGAAGGAAAGAATCACTTACACATTAGGATGGAACAATTAACCCAGGAGCATTTTAACCAATGGGAAAAGGCTTTAGAACGCCTGCTTACATATAGAGAAAAACGCAAGCATCCGGCACTTGACTATAAGATCTTAACATGGCAAAATGGTCTTGCTATATCTGTGCTTTCGCATATGGCAAGACTTTATGGAGACCCGCAAATCTTAACATTGGCAAAAGAAGCCAAAGATTTTGTGGTATGGGACTTAAGAAAGCAAGATAGGCTTGTTAGTCATATAACAAGTAAACAACAGGGGAAGCATGTGTTTGTTGATGACTATGCTTATTACATTGATGGTCTTATTGAGTTATATATGACTATGTTTGAACCAGCATATTTAGTGGAAGCCAAAGCAATGATGGAAGAAGCGCTCGAGCTATTTTGGGATGATAATCAAGGAGGTTTTTTCTTAGCAACGCGTGACAATCAAGAAGTGACCATACGACAAAAACAGTTTTTGGATACGGCGACTCCATCAGGTAACAGCGTTATGGGACATAATTTATATCGCTTATATGTGCTTACCCAAGACAAACGCTATGAACAGATGTTTCGACAATTACTAGAGGCCTATGGACACTATTTAAAAAAAGTACCGGGGTATTGTTCCTACGGACTGCTTCCATTACTTCAAGAAGAACGCGGAAGTCGTCTTTTGAAAATTGCTATTACAAAAGAAGATAATTGGCAGGAGTTATATCAAAAAATCGGAGATAAAATGATGGATTATGACGTGGTTTGTCTTGTGGATAATCCCGAAATATATCCGATTATTAATGGAAAAACAACATATTATCGTTGTGAAGGTTTTGTCTGTAAAGAACCTAGCAATGTGTTGATTTAG
- a CDS encoding YkgJ family cysteine cluster protein, with amino-acid sequence MKRNVSLEEITDGKIYTINDMVRADTGGCQGCHVCCTGMGESITLDPYDVYRLTQGLACSFDELNQSKLSWHREDMLMLPNLKVEGKNERCIFLDENGRCTIHVYRPSVCRLFPLGRYYHEDQFSYILQVHECVKPNRSKIKVKKWINNPDGKAYDDFIMAWRRFKKNTQAYMEQVQDKKQIEAMNQLVLHRFFKTPYDNERSFYEQFYERLG; translated from the coding sequence ATGAAAAGAAACGTTAGCTTAGAGGAAATAACCGATGGTAAAATATATACCATTAACGATATGGTGCGTGCAGATACAGGAGGCTGTCAAGGTTGTCACGTGTGCTGCACGGGAATGGGAGAATCTATAACCTTAGATCCATATGATGTGTATCGCTTGACCCAAGGCTTAGCATGTTCCTTCGATGAATTAAATCAAAGCAAGCTAAGTTGGCATCGTGAAGATATGCTGATGTTACCAAACTTAAAAGTGGAAGGGAAAAACGAGCGTTGTATTTTTCTTGATGAAAATGGACGGTGTACAATACATGTATATCGTCCAAGCGTATGTCGCTTGTTTCCCCTTGGGCGATATTATCATGAAGACCAATTTAGCTATATATTGCAAGTACACGAATGTGTAAAACCCAATCGGTCGAAAATAAAAGTGAAAAAATGGATAAATAATCCCGACGGAAAAGCCTATGACGATTTTATCATGGCATGGAGACGATTTAAGAAAAACACTCAGGCATATATGGAACAAGTGCAGGATAAAAAGCAGATTGAAGCAATGAATCAGTTGGTGCTACATAGATTTTTTAAGACGCCCTATGATAATGAGCGAAGCTTTTATGAACAGTTTTATGAGCGTTTAGGTTAA
- a CDS encoding MerR family transcriptional regulator — protein MMLSIKEAAIKVELTPHTLRYYESEGLIPFLQRDEQGHRVYRKKDIEWIQFILCLRNTGMSIREMKSFVKLYKGGEETIPDRMEILYEHKKLIEDQLRETKWYLNNINNKIAYYESINKEYLNSKEERKTLSHE, from the coding sequence ATGATGCTAAGTATTAAAGAGGCTGCAATAAAGGTTGAGCTGACACCACATACATTAAGGTACTATGAATCGGAGGGGTTGATTCCTTTTCTTCAGCGCGATGAACAAGGGCACCGAGTATATCGAAAAAAAGATATCGAATGGATACAGTTTATCTTATGCCTGCGCAACACCGGAATGTCTATACGAGAGATGAAAAGTTTTGTAAAATTGTACAAAGGCGGAGAAGAGACAATACCTGATCGGATGGAGATTTTATATGAACATAAAAAACTCATTGAAGATCAACTAAGAGAGACTAAATGGTACCTGAACAATATTAACAACAAGATAGCATATTATGAATCGATTAACAAGGAGTATCTAAATTCAAAGGAAGAAAGGAAGACATTATCCCATGAATAA
- a CDS encoding iron-containing alcohol dehydrogenase codes for MNNFVFKNSTELVFGKNVEDQTGIYTAKHGSKVLLHYGGGSIKRTGLYDRIIKSLEENNVDYIELGNVQANPRLSLVQEGIRLCKEQQVDFILAVGGGSVIDSAKTIAVGAKYEGDIWECFVGEANVTDALGLGVVLTIPAAGSETSMGAVITNEEGWLKRPLGHPLMRPTFALLNPELTYTLPDYQTACGVSDMLAHTMERYFTNTTNVDLTDRLCEATMRTIIEEGPKVLENPTDYAARAEIMLAGTVAHNDSLDLGRETDWASHDIEHELSGIYDIAHGAGLSIVFPAWMKYVYKENKPRFEQFAYRVFGIEPQFDDSDASIVKAIKALEDFYVKMGLPIRLEDENITDDRYSEMAKKATNNDTRTLGHFKALNSHDIHEIYKLCAMPKKW; via the coding sequence ATGAATAATTTTGTGTTTAAAAACTCGACAGAACTTGTTTTTGGAAAAAACGTTGAAGACCAAACGGGCATCTATACTGCCAAACATGGTTCAAAAGTACTTTTACATTATGGTGGTGGAAGTATAAAAAGAACAGGATTGTATGATCGGATTATAAAAAGTTTAGAGGAGAATAATGTTGATTATATTGAATTAGGCAATGTTCAAGCCAATCCTAGATTATCTCTTGTTCAAGAAGGTATTCGACTGTGTAAAGAACAGCAAGTTGATTTTATTTTAGCTGTTGGTGGCGGAAGTGTTATTGATTCGGCAAAAACCATTGCGGTTGGAGCAAAATATGAAGGGGATATTTGGGAGTGTTTTGTCGGTGAGGCAAATGTGACAGATGCTCTAGGCTTAGGCGTTGTCTTAACGATACCTGCAGCCGGAAGTGAGACAAGTATGGGAGCGGTTATTACTAATGAAGAGGGATGGTTAAAACGACCATTAGGTCATCCGTTGATGCGTCCGACGTTTGCACTTTTAAATCCGGAATTAACCTATACATTACCGGATTATCAAACAGCATGTGGCGTCTCAGATATGCTTGCCCATACGATGGAACGGTATTTTACAAATACGACAAATGTGGACTTAACGGATCGGCTGTGCGAAGCGACGATGCGTACTATTATAGAAGAAGGACCTAAAGTTCTTGAAAATCCAACAGATTATGCGGCAAGAGCAGAGATTATGTTGGCAGGGACTGTCGCACATAATGATTCCTTAGATCTAGGTCGGGAGACGGACTGGGCGTCTCATGATATTGAACATGAACTTAGTGGAATTTATGATATTGCTCATGGTGCTGGGTTAAGTATTGTTTTCCCTGCATGGATGAAGTATGTATACAAAGAGAACAAGCCACGATTTGAACAATTTGCATATCGTGTCTTTGGCATTGAGCCTCAGTTTGATGATTCAGATGCCAGTATAGTGAAAGCGATAAAGGCACTTGAAGATTTCTATGTAAAAATGGGATTGCCAATTCGTTTGGAAGATGAAAATATAACCGATGATCGTTATAGTGAAATGGCAAAAAAAGCAACAAATAACGACACAAGAACACTTGGGCATTTTAAAGCTTTAAATTCTCATGATATTCATGAAATTTATAAATTATGTGCAATGCCGAAAAAATGGTAA
- a CDS encoding class I SAM-dependent methyltransferase, with product MKKQYEDFAFVYDELMSEVPYEQWIAFIKSVFDQSETNIQLVADLGCGTGNVTIPLAQSGYDMIGIDLSENMLMISRQKAEEAGVNPLFLLQDITEFELYGTVDGVIAACDSLNYLSSKEKILDVFLLVKNYLNEGGIFIFDVNTEYVFEKVYGNQTFTYRDDDVAYIWENTYDKKKKSNTYDISFFVRDDEENYVRFDEYHNEYAYGQATLEALILEAGLTLQAVYDNYSWKLPQENTERLTFIVKK from the coding sequence ATGAAAAAACAGTATGAAGATTTTGCATTTGTTTATGATGAACTAATGTCAGAGGTTCCCTATGAACAATGGATAGCATTTATAAAAAGTGTTTTTGATCAATCGGAGACAAATATACAATTAGTAGCTGATCTTGGCTGTGGCACAGGGAATGTAACAATTCCCCTGGCCCAGTCCGGATATGATATGATTGGGATTGATTTATCAGAAAACATGTTGATGATCAGTCGTCAAAAAGCCGAAGAGGCTGGAGTCAATCCTTTGTTTTTATTACAAGACATAACGGAATTTGAACTATATGGAACGGTTGATGGCGTGATAGCCGCTTGTGATAGCTTGAATTACTTGTCTTCAAAAGAAAAAATATTGGATGTTTTTTTGCTGGTTAAGAATTATTTGAATGAAGGTGGTATCTTTATCTTTGATGTCAATACGGAATACGTTTTTGAGAAGGTGTATGGAAATCAGACATTTACCTATCGCGATGATGATGTAGCCTACATTTGGGAAAACACATACGACAAAAAGAAGAAATCCAACACCTATGATATTAGTTTTTTTGTTCGGGACGATGAGGAAAACTATGTACGTTTTGATGAATATCATAATGAATATGCCTATGGGCAAGCGACACTTGAAGCTTTAATTTTAGAGGCTGGCTTGACATTGCAGGCGGTTTATGATAATTATAGTTGGAAACTACCGCAAGAAAACACAGAGCGATTAACATTTATAGTCAAAAAATAG
- the hslO gene encoding Hsp33 family molecular chaperone HslO: protein MDKLLRATTTNGEIRAFAANTKELVNIARTYHQTSPVASAALGRLLTAGVMMGSMLKSEKELLTLNIRGEGPIGGVLVTANGTGQVKGYVNNALVDLPLKPNGKLDVSGAIGPGTLTVIKDLGMKEPYVGQVELVSGEIAEDITYYFASSEQTPSVVALGVLVDTNYSIRQSGGFIVQLLPQASEATITQLEKNIQNLPSVTTMYENGLDEKGMLEKVLEGFEIRINDTSHPKYYCNCSRERVEKALISIGKEEMDSIIQDGEPIEMACHFCDKKYRFDIEQLKNMHI from the coding sequence ATGGATAAATTATTAAGAGCTACAACAACAAATGGTGAGATACGTGCTTTTGCAGCCAATACGAAAGAACTTGTTAATATTGCCAGAACATATCATCAGACATCCCCTGTTGCTAGTGCAGCCCTTGGGCGCTTATTGACAGCTGGGGTGATGATGGGATCAATGTTAAAAAGTGAAAAAGAGTTATTGACTTTGAATATTCGTGGTGAAGGTCCAATTGGGGGCGTGCTCGTTACAGCTAATGGAACGGGACAGGTCAAAGGATATGTCAATAATGCATTAGTTGATTTGCCTTTAAAGCCTAACGGAAAACTGGATGTATCCGGAGCTATCGGACCGGGGACATTAACCGTAATTAAGGATCTAGGAATGAAAGAACCTTATGTGGGACAAGTAGAGCTAGTCTCAGGTGAGATTGCAGAAGATATCACCTATTATTTTGCAAGCTCAGAACAAACGCCATCAGTAGTTGCGTTAGGCGTATTGGTTGATACGAACTATTCAATCAGACAAAGCGGAGGCTTTATAGTTCAATTGCTTCCTCAAGCCAGTGAAGCAACAATTACCCAGCTAGAAAAAAATATTCAAAACTTACCAAGTGTGACAACAATGTATGAAAATGGTCTAGATGAAAAAGGCATGTTAGAGAAAGTTTTGGAAGGGTTTGAGATTCGAATTAATGACACTTCCCATCCAAAGTATTACTGCAATTGTAGCCGAGAACGTGTTGAAAAAGCGCTGATTAGTATTGGAAAAGAAGAGATGGATTCCATCATTCAAGATGGAGAGCCAATTGAAATGGCGTGCCACTTTTGTGATAAAAAATATCGCTTTGATATTGAGCAACTAAAAAACATGCATATATAA